TGGGGGGCCAGCACGGAAGCGATCTGGCCGTTGCTGTCGAGGTAGCTGGCCAGCAGGTTGAGGGAGCCCTGGATCGGCTCGATATTGTCGGTGGTGCAATAGATGGTGGGTGCGGAGACCAGCATGTCCCCGGACCAGACCTGGCGGTCCCGCCGGGCGCCATCGGTCACCACGGCCACCGGGTTGGTGCCTACGCCGAAGTCATCGAGCACGGAGCTGTCGCCATCGGTGAAGGCCGCGGTGTAGGTCTTGTAGCCCGAGGCGAAGTCGATGCCTGCCAGGGAGAAGTTCCGCACCGTGGCCACGTGTCCTTCCTCATTGAAGAAGCCGGAGGTCCCCAGGGCGAGGTAGGTGGGGATGGCGGCCGCCAGGGGGGAGGCAGCCCGCACAGCCGCCGGATCGATGGTGGCGATGGGGGTGCCGTCGAGGGTCACCGAGACCTGTCCGTCACCGATGGGGCTGATGGGATTGCAGGTGGTGGTTACGGTGTGCCAGGTTCCGGGCTCCAGGGGCGTCGCCAGGGCGATGGGGTCCATGGAGGAACGCAGGAAGGTGTTGAAGCTGCCACCCTCGCTGCCGGTGAGGGTGTTGGGCGAAGTGGCGTCATCACTGGCGTTGAGGGTGAACTGGACCGTGGAGGGGAAGGTGGCGTTCACCGTCCAGGAGACGCCCCCGGTCTCGACGCGGAAATCAAAGGAGGTGGTGGTGCCGGTGTTGGAGAAGCCCATGCCCTGGTAGATGGCGGGATTGGAGGGGGAGATCCGGATGCCCTCCGAGCTGAGGGTCCAGGGGGTGGGGAGCTTGTAGGCGTCGATGCGGTTGAGCTCCACGGCGTAGGCCCCCGCCTCCCAGACGGCATTCAGGGTCGAGGAGCTGGAGCTGAAGTAGCCTGCCTGGTCCGCGGTGGCGTCGGGGGCCGCCAGGGTCGCGTCCAGGCCGACGGCCTTGAGGGTGACGGCGGTGCCGGGGGTGGTGAGGGTGAGCTTCTCGTAGCGCTCGCCGCCCTGCAGGAGCTGCTTCTTCACAAAGCCGCTGGAGGAGCTCAGTTCTGTGCTCAGGGCCCGGCTGGGTTCGAAGGCTGTCTCCAGGTAGGGGGGCTGATCGCCGCTGTCGATGTAGGGCAGGGCCTCCGAGAAGGTGGTCTTCAGGGTGGGGGCGCCCGTGACGGAGACCACCTGGAACTGGGGGTAGCCCCCCACCAGCTTGCCGTAGTCCAGCACGATGGAGGGGGCGGTTCCTCCGCTCGGATAGCTGAGGGTGAAGGCCTCTCCGGCGGTGGCGCTCTGGGGCGAGGTCGTGCCGGTGGCGCTGGTCACGGCGGCGGGCAGCAAAGTGCCGTAGGGGGCGGCGTAGGTCACCTGACTGGGAGCGGCAGGCCAGGGCCCCGAACTCTCCCGGGTGGCGCTGGTGGTGGAACCACCACAGGCCAGGAGGAGGGTCAGGGAGCCGAGGGCTGCGGTGGCGAAGAGGGAGCGGGTTCGCGGGTGCACGGAACCTCCGGAAGGATTGTTGTACAAAGCATCCGCGGGCACAGATGATTGCTGTGGCAGGCAGACGGTGTGAATGAAGATCGACGTTGTGTCGAGAATTTAGAATGCAGCTCGGCGGTCGTCAATGACCTTTCAGCCCTTGGGCATTGCAAGTGCTGGCAAAAACCCATCGCTGTGATCCAAGTCACAGATGCTTGTGTCGGAATTTCTGCATAGCGGTACCAGAGTACCGGCAGTCAGTACCTGGCGGGCTTCCTCACCCGGCGCTGCAGGCTCCCCGGAGGAGGAGGTCCCGGAAGGCCCTGGCTTTCTCGGCGGCGGCCTTGAAGTCAGGGCGTGCCTTCTGGCGTTCGAAGGTGGCGAGCCGGACGAGATGGGAGAGGAAGGGGAAGATCACGCAGTCCTGGTAGTCCTGGTAGCTCCGGCAGCCCGGCAGCTGGCCCAGGCGGATGCCCTCCTCCACTCGCTCCGCCAGCCACTGGAGGCCCTCTGCAGCATCAGCGGCGTGCCCCTCCAGGGTGGTGGGGTCCAGGTGGCTTTTGGAGGCCTGGAGGTTGTAGATGAAGTCGTAGAGGTAGGTGTCCGGATCCTGCATGAAGTCGCGCAGGGTCGTGTCCAGGCTGTCCCGCAGGAAGCCCAGCAGGTCTTCCCCACAGGCCCTCCAGCGCTTCTCCAGTGCGGGCTTCTCCAAGTGCCAGAGCAGGCTGCGGAGGTTCCTCAGGTAGACTGCAGCGGCCAGCTCCTGCTTGTCCCGGTAGTAAGTGTAGAGGGTGGTCCGGGGGATCCCCACGGCCTGGGCGACCTCCTTGAGGTCAGTCTCGCCGATGCCCTTGGCGCAGAAGATACGCCGGGCCTCCAGTTCGACCATTTCCCGGGTCCGCTTCTCGTTGATCTCCCTCAGTCCCATGCACCATTCTTGCATGTCTGTCAGGTTCTGCATTTTCCACGGTTGTGGCCAAGGGGGAGGCCGCTCTCCCTACACTGGCCCATCGCGAGGTATCCGTGCCGGTCTTCCTGCAGATGACGCTCTACGCCTTCCTGGCGCTCTTTCCCATCCTGAGTCCGCCCACGATGGCGCCCATCTTCCACCAGGTCACCAACGGAGTGACAGACCGGCAGCGCCATCGACTGGCCTTCCTGGTGGGGCTCTACACCTTCTTCCTTCTGGCTGCCCTGCTCTTTGTGGGGGGCTGGATCCTGAGGATTCTCGGCATCACGGTGCCGCCCATCTCCATCGCCGGGGGCATCCTCCTCTTCCATTCGGCCTGGCGGATGCTCAACAAGGATGCCCCCAGGGCGGCCTCAGACCCCCCTGAACGGCGGGGAAACATGCTGGACAAGGCCTTCTTCCCCATCACCCTGCCCATGACCGCCGGGCCCGGGTCCATCGCCGTGACTCTGGCCATGGTGCCCGAGGGTTCCCTGTTGGGGAGCGGCCTCCTGCTTCAGTACCTGGCCCGGGCCTGCGGCATCTTCCTCGCCGCCCTGAGCGTCTGGCTCTTCTACCGTTTCTCCGGCCCCTTCTTCCGGCGCCTGAGCCGCACCGGGGAGGCCACCATCAACCAGCTGAGCGCCTTCGTCCTGCTGGCCATCGGGGTGCAGATCATCTGGAACGGATTGAGAGCCTACATTGGTGCACTCGGGCACATCTGATTTACAGAAAGCCTCTAGAATAGGCGAGTAGCATCTCCTCCGGAGGCCCGCGCCATGCGCATGAATCTGCCCGTCACCCAGCAC
The sequence above is drawn from the uncultured Holophaga sp. genome and encodes:
- a CDS encoding alpha-L-rhamnosidase C-terminal domain-containing protein is translated as MHPRTRSLFATAALGSLTLLLACGGSTTSATRESSGPWPAAPSQVTYAAPYGTLLPAAVTSATGTTSPQSATAGEAFTLSYPSGGTAPSIVLDYGKLVGGYPQFQVVSVTGAPTLKTTFSEALPYIDSGDQPPYLETAFEPSRALSTELSSSSGFVKKQLLQGGERYEKLTLTTPGTAVTLKAVGLDATLAAPDATADQAGYFSSSSSTLNAVWEAGAYAVELNRIDAYKLPTPWTLSSEGIRISPSNPAIYQGMGFSNTGTTTSFDFRVETGGVSWTVNATFPSTVQFTLNASDDATSPNTLTGSEGGSFNTFLRSSMDPIALATPLEPGTWHTVTTTCNPISPIGDGQVSVTLDGTPIATIDPAAVRAASPLAAAIPTYLALGTSGFFNEEGHVATVRNFSLAGIDFASGYKTYTAAFTDGDSSVLDDFGVGTNPVAVVTDGARRDRQVWSGDMLVSAPTIYCTTDNIEPIQGSLNLLASYLDSNGQIASVLAPQSALDVTSNRSAGPANPWYSLGYSMYFIDILHDYYLHTGDLGLVTRLWPAAQKELAFLSSQQDATTGLISTTSSTGWTWHPQYDAYQTGLVSEFNIDYVRCLQHASALATALGWSTDATSYADLATTVKTAINANLYNSSTGVYEISDTKTGYVAQDANAKAILFGVAPSDQVSTIFSAMDNALATNYGNMAYDSTYFTTYNSGAGVVSPFASNWELLARLEQGDTSGALDLINKLWGRMVASGNYSSGATWESLDASTGYPVDDNISLAHAWASGPTAALSKYVLGVRPVTAGYSTWLVRPQMGTLSWASGRVPTPYGPITFKWAQNHDGVPFKAELSVPAGTTGTLAVPVVSGAQVVKVDGSTVTPGTSYTLGGVTYLPVSISSSGTYTIETSK
- a CDS encoding helix-turn-helix domain-containing protein yields the protein MGLREINEKRTREMVELEARRIFCAKGIGETDLKEVAQAVGIPRTTLYTYYRDKQELAAAVYLRNLRSLLWHLEKPALEKRWRACGEDLLGFLRDSLDTTLRDFMQDPDTYLYDFIYNLQASKSHLDPTTLEGHAADAAEGLQWLAERVEEGIRLGQLPGCRSYQDYQDCVIFPFLSHLVRLATFERQKARPDFKAAAEKARAFRDLLLRGACSAG
- a CDS encoding MarC family protein, translating into MPVFLQMTLYAFLALFPILSPPTMAPIFHQVTNGVTDRQRHRLAFLVGLYTFFLLAALLFVGGWILRILGITVPPISIAGGILLFHSAWRMLNKDAPRAASDPPERRGNMLDKAFFPITLPMTAGPGSIAVTLAMVPEGSLLGSGLLLQYLARACGIFLAALSVWLFYRFSGPFFRRLSRTGEATINQLSAFVLLAIGVQIIWNGLRAYIGALGHI